The Streptomyces sp. NBC_01255 genome window below encodes:
- a CDS encoding AIM24 family protein, producing the protein MKSDLFAGEHLAEAAGFPGMTLQNAKSVKYTVNGEMHARQGSMIAFRGDLHFERKGQGIGGLLKRAVTGEGLALMAVRGQGEAWFAHEAQNCFIIEIEQGDAFSVNGRNVLCFDSTLHYEIKTVKGAGVTGGGIFNSVFSGYGKVALICEGSPIVIPISPQAPVYVDTDAVVGWSEQLRTSLHRSQSVGSMIRGGSGEAVQLKLEGQGFVVVRPSELTPQKNSSS; encoded by the coding sequence ATGAAGAGCGATCTTTTCGCCGGCGAACACCTCGCCGAGGCGGCCGGCTTCCCGGGCATGACCCTGCAGAACGCGAAGTCGGTCAAGTACACCGTCAATGGAGAGATGCACGCCCGCCAGGGCTCGATGATCGCCTTCCGCGGCGACCTCCACTTCGAGCGCAAGGGCCAGGGCATCGGCGGCCTGCTCAAGCGGGCCGTCACCGGCGAGGGCCTGGCGCTGATGGCCGTGCGCGGCCAGGGCGAGGCCTGGTTCGCGCACGAGGCGCAGAACTGCTTCATCATCGAGATCGAGCAGGGCGACGCCTTCTCGGTCAACGGCCGCAACGTCCTCTGCTTCGACTCCACCCTCCACTACGAGATCAAGACCGTGAAGGGCGCCGGGGTCACCGGCGGCGGCATCTTCAACTCCGTCTTCTCCGGCTACGGGAAGGTGGCGCTGATCTGCGAGGGCAGCCCCATCGTCATCCCGATCTCCCCGCAGGCCCCCGTGTACGTCGACACCGACGCCGTCGTCGGATGGAGCGAGCAGCTCCGCACCTCGCTGCACCGCTCGCAGTCCGTCGGCTCGATGATCCGCGGCGGCTCGGGCGAGGCGGTGCAGCTCAAGCTGGAGGGCCAGGGCTTCGTCGTCGTCCGGCCCAGCGAGCTCACCCCGCAGAAGAACTCGTCGAGTTGA
- a CDS encoding peptidyl-tRNA hydrolase — MSSDETDLRDEKPQFVLPLVVRIERDAPPSRTDALETAARAVLEILADDRSLGEGEWAQLMTDWQDARIRKVVRRARGSEWRKAGALPGITVTGAEAEVRVFPPVPLDGWPKELAKLQVSGTDLDDPVAPGPVPDGAVTLWINPGLDMSAGKTMAQAGHGAQLLWWAMPDADRKAWQEAGFPLAVRTATPEHWAALAAGDSGLPVVRDAGFTEIAPGKTVVSEGSHLFASHLRLPRP; from the coding sequence GTGAGCAGCGACGAGACCGACCTCCGCGATGAGAAGCCCCAGTTCGTCCTCCCCCTGGTGGTACGGATCGAGCGCGACGCGCCCCCGTCGCGCACCGACGCCCTGGAGACCGCCGCGCGGGCCGTCCTGGAGATCCTCGCCGACGACCGTTCCCTCGGTGAGGGCGAGTGGGCGCAGCTCATGACGGACTGGCAGGACGCCCGGATCCGCAAGGTCGTGCGCCGGGCGCGCGGCTCGGAGTGGCGGAAGGCCGGAGCGCTCCCGGGGATCACCGTGACCGGCGCGGAGGCGGAGGTACGGGTCTTCCCGCCGGTGCCGCTCGACGGCTGGCCCAAGGAGCTGGCCAAGCTCCAGGTGTCGGGCACCGACCTCGACGACCCGGTCGCGCCCGGCCCCGTACCGGACGGGGCCGTGACGCTCTGGATCAACCCCGGTCTCGACATGTCGGCGGGCAAGACGATGGCGCAGGCCGGACACGGCGCGCAGCTGCTGTGGTGGGCGATGCCGGACGCGGACCGGAAGGCCTGGCAGGAGGCGGGCTTCCCGCTCGCGGTGCGCACCGCGACGCCGGAGCACTGGGCCGCGCTCGCGGCGGGCGACAGCGGGCTGCCCGTGGTGCGGGACGCCGGATTCACGGAGATCGCGCCCGGGAAGACGGTCGTGTCCGAGGGGAGTCACCTCTTCGCTTCTCACCTGCGGCTGCCCCGGCCGTAG
- a CDS encoding CGNR zinc finger domain-containing protein → MRTMSETSTQTAESVLPPAPGEEEYAALAFVNSAVALPGGHSMDFLGTPEATNRWLTEHGLAPADAGVQEMCAAQLRSLREHIGSLCAARVAGLPALPMAVSAVNDALSKAPTAALLYWDEKNGPYRAAPCPTDQILGRALATLAANAADLLTGPDAERLTRCGSTPCRRYLLRNGRRTWCSTRCGDRARAARAYARRTRPEAE, encoded by the coding sequence ATGAGAACCATGAGTGAGACGTCGACGCAGACCGCCGAATCCGTGCTGCCGCCCGCGCCGGGGGAGGAGGAGTACGCCGCCCTCGCCTTCGTGAACAGCGCCGTCGCGCTGCCCGGAGGGCACTCCATGGACTTCCTCGGGACCCCCGAGGCCACGAACCGGTGGCTCACCGAGCACGGCCTCGCGCCGGCCGACGCCGGGGTGCAGGAGATGTGCGCGGCACAACTGCGCTCCCTGCGCGAACACATCGGTTCGCTGTGCGCCGCCCGCGTCGCGGGGCTGCCCGCCCTGCCCATGGCGGTCTCCGCCGTCAACGACGCACTGAGCAAAGCCCCCACGGCCGCCCTGCTGTACTGGGACGAGAAGAACGGCCCCTACCGCGCGGCGCCCTGCCCCACGGACCAGATCCTCGGCCGCGCCCTCGCGACCCTCGCGGCCAACGCCGCCGACCTCCTCACCGGCCCCGACGCCGAGCGCCTCACCCGCTGCGGCTCCACCCCGTGCCGCCGCTACCTGCTGCGCAACGGCCGCCGCACATGGTGCTCCACCCGCTGCGGCGACCGCGCCCGCGCCGCCCGCGCCTACGCCCGCCGCACCCGACCGGAGGCGGAGTGA
- a CDS encoding MBL fold metallo-hydrolase: MTDISTPTQHEQLPVRVLGGPTALFEYGGLRFLTDPTFDAPREYPVRGGLLTKTAPASAAPAELGPIDVVLLSHDEHPDNLDASGRALLADVPLTLTTPGGAQRLGAGAKGLADWEPVVLDRPGGGTVTVTGVPALHGPGTREEVEPVTGQVVGFVLTGQDLPTVYVSGDNASLALVEEIAERFGPVDTAILFAGAPRFTQLFDGAVIVLDSAQAAEAAGILGARRVVPVHCDSWAHFTESRDDVVAAFTKAGLADRLDLGGAALRTPEPQM; this comes from the coding sequence ATGACTGACATCAGCACGCCCACCCAGCACGAGCAGCTCCCCGTCCGCGTCCTCGGCGGCCCGACCGCGCTCTTCGAGTACGGCGGCCTGCGCTTCCTCACGGACCCCACCTTCGACGCGCCCCGCGAGTACCCCGTGCGCGGCGGCCTGCTGACCAAGACGGCGCCCGCCTCCGCCGCACCGGCCGAACTCGGCCCGATCGACGTGGTGCTGCTCTCCCACGACGAGCACCCCGACAACCTCGACGCGTCCGGCCGGGCCCTGCTCGCGGACGTCCCGCTGACCCTGACCACGCCCGGCGGCGCGCAGCGCCTGGGGGCCGGGGCCAAGGGCCTCGCCGACTGGGAGCCGGTCGTCCTGGACCGCCCCGGCGGCGGCACCGTCACCGTCACGGGCGTGCCCGCCCTCCACGGGCCCGGCACCCGCGAGGAGGTCGAGCCGGTCACCGGCCAGGTCGTCGGATTCGTCCTGACCGGGCAGGACCTGCCCACGGTCTACGTCAGCGGCGACAACGCCTCGCTCGCACTGGTCGAGGAGATCGCCGAGCGGTTCGGTCCGGTGGACACGGCCATCCTGTTCGCCGGGGCCCCGCGCTTCACCCAGCTCTTCGACGGCGCTGTGATCGTCCTCGACAGCGCACAGGCCGCCGAGGCGGCCGGGATCCTCGGCGCCCGCCGCGTGGTTCCCGTCCACTGCGACAGCTGGGCCCACTTCACCGAGAGCCGGGACGACGTGGTCGCCGCGTTCACGAAGGCCGGTCTTGCCGACCGGCTCGATCTGGGCGGAGCCGCCCTCCGGACGCCGGAACCTCAAATGTAG
- a CDS encoding DUF692 domain-containing protein — protein MAELGIGIGWRPEIAEAVEALTGVDWVEVVAENICADHLPDSLTRLRERGVTVVPHGVSLGLGGADRPDPARLAALGEKAVALGAPLVTEHIAFVRAGGPLTASPLLEAGHLLPVPRTRDALDVLCENVRIAQDALPVPLALENIAALIAWPGEELTEGQFLAELVERTGVRLLIDVANLHTNHVNRGEDPAKALSELPVEAIAYVHVAGGVERDGVWHDTHAHPVPGAVLDVLADLASRVSPPGVLLERDDDFPPAEELAAELTVIRETVPAVGMCSAGAGATSRTELMGRVSTAHPRGARSSVPASRRAPLLIGAGARVSGGPMPGAPVVQEHAPVHEPMHEPMPQEGARQRVALAQASLLSALVAGTPAPEGFDSRRLGVQSRALAAKRAGVVAKVAPELPEILGKGFRPAFLAYARTRPMTGGYRRDALDFAEHLLLADRPEDPAARRRLTEWWQDRSGSRPPGRAVRLARAARHALVRRSS, from the coding sequence ATGGCGGAACTCGGCATCGGCATCGGCTGGCGTCCCGAGATCGCGGAGGCGGTGGAGGCGCTGACCGGCGTCGACTGGGTCGAGGTGGTCGCGGAGAACATCTGCGCCGACCACCTGCCCGACTCGCTGACCCGCCTGCGGGAGCGCGGCGTGACGGTCGTCCCGCACGGGGTGTCGCTGGGGCTCGGCGGCGCGGACCGGCCGGACCCCGCGCGGCTCGCGGCGCTCGGGGAGAAGGCGGTGGCCCTGGGGGCGCCGCTGGTCACGGAGCACATCGCGTTCGTACGGGCCGGGGGGCCGCTCACCGCGTCGCCGCTCCTCGAAGCGGGCCACCTGCTGCCCGTGCCCCGGACCCGGGACGCGCTCGACGTGCTCTGCGAGAACGTGCGCATCGCGCAGGACGCGCTGCCCGTGCCGCTCGCCCTGGAGAACATCGCGGCCCTGATCGCCTGGCCCGGGGAGGAACTGACGGAGGGACAGTTCCTGGCGGAGCTCGTGGAACGTACGGGGGTACGCCTCCTCATCGACGTCGCCAACCTCCACACCAACCACGTCAACCGCGGCGAGGACCCGGCGAAGGCCCTGTCCGAGCTGCCGGTGGAGGCCATCGCGTACGTCCACGTCGCGGGCGGCGTCGAACGCGACGGCGTCTGGCACGACACCCACGCGCATCCGGTGCCGGGTGCCGTGCTCGACGTTCTGGCGGACCTCGCCTCGCGGGTCTCCCCGCCCGGCGTCCTCCTGGAGCGGGACGACGACTTCCCGCCGGCGGAGGAGCTGGCGGCGGAGCTGACGGTGATCCGGGAGACGGTACCCGCTGTGGGCATGTGTTCCGCCGGGGCTGGGGCTACCTCCCGGACGGAGCTCATGGGGCGGGTGAGCACGGCCCACCCGCGCGGCGCCCGATCGTCGGTACCCGCATCCCGACGAGCGCCGCTGCTCATCGGCGCCGGTGCCCGCGTCTCGGGCGGGCCGATGCCGGGCGCCCCCGTCGTACAGGAGCACGCACCCGTGCACGAGCCCATGCACGAGCCCATGCCGCAGGAAGGCGCACGCCAGCGCGTCGCGCTCGCGCAAGCCTCGCTGCTGTCCGCGCTCGTCGCCGGAACCCCCGCCCCCGAGGGCTTCGACAGCCGGCGCCTCGGGGTGCAGAGCCGGGCGCTCGCGGCCAAGCGGGCCGGTGTCGTCGCGAAGGTCGCCCCCGAGCTGCCGGAGATCCTCGGCAAGGGCTTCCGGCCCGCGTTCCTCGCGTACGCCAGGACCCGCCCCATGACCGGCGGCTACCGCCGTGACGCCCTCGACTTCGCCGAGCACCTGCTGCTCGCCGACCGCCCCGAGGACCCGGCCGCCCGACGGCGGCTCACGGAGTGGTGGCAGGACCGTTCCGGCAGCCGTCCCCCCGGCCGCGCCGTCCGGCTCGCCCGGGCCGCCCGCCACGCCCTCGTACGGAGGTCGTCGTGA
- a CDS encoding TIGR04222 domain-containing membrane protein produces the protein MNTLVVVFYVAGAAGIALLVTRVVRSRGGSGGPVHDRYEAAFLNGGPARVVDTAIAALQYDGRIAIGGPGIVAVVRPVAHDPVERAVLQEHAAAPHGALHHLRLAAMRHPAVQEIGDGLAARGLIVEPARRSSTLGWCLALGLTAFFLFPVSVVLTVLDLATAQEMSVPFVVKVLPALFAAGVTAISCGAVASKRITSAGQAALAAYGRTHGHLADAGHLVALYGLRGLPDPVLREQLLAAARVYAPPRGRGRGRRPAAAHHSTADYAAGVAVAWCAENSFCGGGGSSPGGGSGSCSSGSCSSGSCSGGGSSCGGGGGGSSCSSSSGSSCSSSSSSGSSCSSSSS, from the coding sequence GTGAACACCCTGGTCGTCGTCTTCTACGTGGCCGGCGCCGCCGGCATCGCGCTGCTCGTCACCCGCGTCGTCCGGTCGCGCGGCGGATCCGGCGGGCCGGTCCACGACCGGTACGAGGCCGCCTTCCTGAACGGCGGCCCGGCACGGGTCGTCGACACCGCCATCGCCGCCCTCCAGTACGACGGCCGGATCGCGATCGGCGGCCCCGGCATCGTCGCGGTCGTCCGGCCCGTCGCGCACGACCCGGTGGAACGCGCCGTGCTCCAGGAGCACGCGGCCGCCCCGCACGGGGCCCTGCACCACCTGCGGCTCGCCGCGATGCGGCACCCGGCGGTCCAGGAGATCGGCGACGGGCTCGCGGCGCGCGGGCTGATCGTGGAACCGGCGCGGCGGAGCAGCACCCTCGGCTGGTGCCTCGCGCTCGGCCTCACGGCGTTCTTCCTCTTCCCCGTCTCGGTCGTCCTCACGGTCCTCGACCTCGCCACAGCACAGGAGATGTCGGTGCCGTTCGTGGTGAAGGTGCTGCCCGCCCTGTTCGCCGCCGGGGTCACGGCCATCTCGTGCGGGGCGGTCGCCTCGAAGCGGATCACCTCGGCCGGGCAGGCCGCCCTCGCGGCGTACGGCAGGACCCATGGCCACCTCGCGGACGCCGGTCATCTCGTGGCCCTGTACGGGCTGCGGGGTCTGCCCGACCCGGTGCTGCGGGAACAACTCCTCGCCGCCGCCCGGGTGTACGCGCCGCCGCGGGGACGCGGGCGCGGAAGGCGGCCGGCGGCCGCGCATCACTCCACCGCGGACTACGCCGCCGGTGTCGCCGTCGCGTGGTGCGCGGAGAACAGCTTCTGCGGCGGGGGCGGCTCCTCTCCTGGCGGAGGCTCCGGTTCCTGCTCGTCCGGTTCGTGTTCCTCCGGTTCGTGCTCGGGCGGAGGGTCGAGCTGCGGCGGCGGAGGCGGCGGCAGTTCCTGTTCGAGCTCCAGCGGCAGTTCGTGCTCCAGCTCCAGTTCCAGCGGGAGTTCGTGTTCCAGCTCCAGCAGCTGA
- a CDS encoding TIGR04222 domain-containing membrane protein, with protein MVWVPLLLVACVVAGIGCARLCRATLVAARPAPSSPTGDDAELTVLEAAYLAGGPLRVTDLTLVTMHRERRLLLAHTGWATVVDSSTGSRDEWESTVLGAIGPGGQSPIPAVRPAVAAADAVRALAQRLVDRGLAVSESGRREIAAGVRAVRAAFLLSLALGTAAALLVPGAERAPVVAAFALPLLACGLCLLIGRVEVYPYTRWASPAGQRLLSGLSPADPLTALATRGPAVLEPELRAALRGHAPVRLP; from the coding sequence ATGGTCTGGGTTCCGCTTCTCCTCGTGGCGTGCGTCGTGGCCGGCATCGGCTGCGCGCGGCTGTGCCGGGCCACCCTCGTGGCGGCCCGGCCCGCTCCGTCGTCCCCTACAGGGGACGACGCGGAGCTCACCGTCCTCGAAGCCGCCTACCTCGCCGGCGGTCCGCTCCGGGTCACCGATCTCACCCTCGTCACCATGCACCGGGAGCGGCGGCTGCTGCTCGCCCACACCGGCTGGGCGACGGTCGTGGACTCCTCCACCGGCTCACGGGACGAGTGGGAGAGCACCGTACTCGGTGCCATCGGGCCCGGCGGGCAGTCCCCGATCCCCGCGGTCCGTCCGGCGGTGGCCGCCGCCGACGCGGTGCGGGCGCTCGCTCAGCGGCTCGTCGACCGGGGGCTCGCCGTGTCCGAGTCGGGCCGCCGGGAGATCGCGGCCGGGGTCCGCGCGGTGCGGGCCGCCTTCCTGCTGTCCCTGGCGCTCGGGACGGCGGCGGCGCTCCTCGTGCCCGGCGCCGAACGGGCCCCGGTCGTCGCCGCGTTCGCGCTGCCGCTGCTCGCCTGCGGGCTCTGCCTGCTGATCGGCCGCGTCGAGGTGTACCCGTACACCCGCTGGGCGTCCCCCGCCGGGCAGCGGCTGCTCTCCGGCCTCTCCCCCGCCGATCCGCTCACCGCGCTCGCGACCCGCGGCCCCGCCGTCCTGGAGCCGGAGCTCCGCGCGGCACTCCGGGGACACGCTCCGGTACGCCTGCCGTAG
- the hemQ gene encoding hydrogen peroxide-dependent heme synthase gives MSAPEKIPNAGKKAKDLNEVIRYTLWSVFKLRDVLPEDRAGYADEVQELFDQLAAKDITVRGSYDLSGLRADADVMIWWHAETSDELQEAYNLFRRTKLGRSLEPVWSNMALHRPAEFNKSHIPAFLADENPRDYVSVYPFVRSYDWYLLPDEDRRRMLADHGKMARGYPDVRANTVASFSLGDYEWLLAFEADELHRIVDLMRHLRASEARMHVREEVPFYTGRRKSVADLVAGLA, from the coding sequence ATGAGTGCGCCCGAAAAGATCCCGAACGCCGGTAAGAAGGCGAAGGACCTCAACGAGGTCATCCGCTACACCCTGTGGTCTGTGTTCAAGCTGCGCGATGTTCTGCCCGAGGACCGCGCCGGTTACGCCGACGAGGTCCAGGAGCTGTTCGACCAGCTCGCCGCCAAGGACATCACCGTCCGCGGCTCGTACGACCTGTCCGGTCTGCGCGCCGACGCCGACGTCATGATCTGGTGGCACGCCGAGACGAGCGACGAGCTCCAGGAGGCGTACAACCTCTTCCGCCGCACCAAGCTGGGCCGCTCCCTGGAGCCGGTCTGGTCCAACATGGCGCTGCACCGCCCCGCCGAGTTCAACAAGTCGCACATCCCGGCCTTCCTGGCCGACGAGAACCCGCGCGACTACGTCTCGGTCTACCCCTTCGTCCGCTCCTACGACTGGTACCTGCTGCCGGACGAGGACCGCCGCCGGATGCTCGCGGACCACGGCAAGATGGCCCGCGGCTACCCCGACGTCCGCGCCAACACGGTCGCCTCCTTCTCGCTCGGCGACTACGAGTGGCTCCTCGCCTTCGAGGCCGACGAGCTGCACCGCATCGTCGACCTCATGCGCCACCTGCGCGCCTCCGAGGCGCGGATGCACGTCCGCGAGGAGGTCCCGTTCTACACCGGTCGCCGCAAGAGCGTCGCCGACCTGGTGGCGGGCCTGGCCTGA
- the hemG gene encoding protoporphyrinogen oxidase has translation MNADTTGPHVVVAGGGIAGLAAALRLATAGHRVTLLEAGDRLGGKLLAGEIAGAPVDLGAESLLARRPEAVALARAVGLGDRLQAPATTTASVWSRGELTPMPKGHVMGVPGDARAVDGLLSEEGVRRIGLDRELPPTGIGDDIAIGAYVAERMGHEVVDRLVEPLLGGVYAGDAYRISMKAAVPALFEAARRHPTLTAAVHAVQQAGAAVPADAAGAATGLGGSVFLGLEGGVGTLPGAVADAIRAAGGEILTRTPVTALRRTGPAGWEVVVGEAGDRVLAADAVVLATPAGPAAALLAGHAPAASTELAEIAYASMALITLAFRRADMPALHGSGFLVPPVDGHTIKASTFSSQKWRWVADGAPDLFVLRTSVGRHGEEAQVHREDTDLVAASLKDLAAATGLTARPVATTVTRWTGGLPQYPVGHLARVARVREAVAALPGLRVAGAAYDGVGIPACVASAHRAADEIIATSKRTDPGAGHSS, from the coding sequence ATGAACGCGGACACCACGGGACCCCACGTCGTCGTCGCCGGAGGCGGGATCGCCGGACTCGCGGCCGCCCTCCGGCTCGCCACCGCCGGCCACCGGGTGACCCTCCTCGAAGCGGGCGACCGCCTCGGCGGCAAGCTCCTCGCCGGGGAGATCGCGGGCGCGCCCGTGGACCTCGGCGCAGAGTCGCTGCTCGCCCGCCGCCCCGAGGCCGTGGCCCTCGCCCGGGCCGTCGGCCTCGGCGACCGGCTCCAGGCGCCGGCCACGACCACCGCGTCCGTCTGGTCCCGTGGCGAGCTCACCCCCATGCCCAAGGGCCATGTGATGGGCGTCCCCGGCGACGCCCGCGCCGTCGACGGGCTGCTCTCCGAGGAGGGCGTGCGCCGGATCGGCCTCGACCGCGAGCTGCCCCCGACCGGGATCGGCGACGACATCGCCATCGGCGCGTACGTCGCCGAGCGCATGGGCCACGAGGTCGTCGACCGGCTCGTCGAGCCCCTTCTCGGCGGCGTCTACGCCGGTGACGCCTACCGCATCTCGATGAAGGCCGCCGTCCCCGCCCTCTTCGAGGCCGCCCGCCGCCACCCCACGCTCACCGCCGCCGTCCACGCCGTCCAGCAGGCCGGAGCCGCCGTCCCGGCCGACGCGGCGGGCGCCGCCACCGGCCTCGGCGGCTCCGTCTTCCTCGGCCTGGAGGGCGGTGTGGGGACCCTGCCCGGCGCCGTCGCCGACGCGATCCGCGCCGCCGGCGGCGAGATCCTCACCCGTACCCCCGTCACCGCCCTGCGCCGCACCGGACCGGCCGGCTGGGAGGTCGTGGTGGGAGAAGCGGGCGACCGGGTCCTGGCCGCCGACGCCGTGGTTCTCGCCACCCCCGCCGGGCCCGCCGCCGCGCTCCTCGCCGGCCACGCGCCCGCCGCCTCCACGGAACTGGCGGAGATCGCGTACGCCTCCATGGCCCTGATCACCCTTGCCTTCCGCCGCGCGGACATGCCCGCCCTCCACGGCTCCGGCTTCCTCGTGCCGCCCGTCGACGGCCACACGATCAAGGCGTCCACCTTCTCCAGTCAGAAGTGGCGGTGGGTCGCCGACGGGGCTCCCGACCTCTTCGTGCTGCGCACCTCCGTCGGCCGCCACGGCGAGGAGGCGCAGGTCCACCGCGAGGACACCGACCTCGTCGCCGCCTCCCTCAAGGACCTCGCCGCCGCCACCGGGCTCACCGCCCGCCCCGTCGCCACCACCGTCACCCGCTGGACCGGCGGCCTGCCCCAGTACCCCGTGGGCCATCTCGCCCGCGTCGCCCGGGTCCGCGAGGCCGTCGCCGCCCTTCCCGGACTGCGTGTCGCGGGCGCCGCGTACGACGGCGTCGGCATCCCCGCGTGCGTCGCCTCGGCCCATCGAGCGGCCGACGAGATCATCGCCACGTCGAAAAGGACCGACCCCGGTGCGGGGCACTCCTCGTGA
- a CDS encoding DUF4349 domain-containing protein, whose translation MNRTRTVSRAARTTAAAALLTASLVLTGCGAGDSADHGGGKSQRDLSAAKPASGDAKAEGAADAASGSEQQSAAPGKAVRQQQHVIRTASLTVEVEDAAKALVTARRVATGAGGLVENESTERFDDTYVTSHIVLRVPQEQYDAVLIELAGTGKLLARKADAKDVTEQVVDVESRIATQRASVARVRALMQRAEKLADVVTLEGELSRRQADLESLLAQQSSLKDRTTLATITLELTEKEKPGADKKEDEGRPGFGDALSGGWNALVGALAWIVIVLAALAPWLAVALFAFVVWHRLLRPRRAARRATAPAPAPETGPLPEANAAGVTAAPEPPETPEK comes from the coding sequence ATGAACAGAACACGAACGGTGTCACGGGCGGCCCGGACGACGGCGGCCGCCGCGCTCCTGACGGCCTCGCTCGTCCTGACCGGCTGCGGCGCGGGCGACTCGGCGGACCACGGCGGCGGCAAGAGCCAGAGGGACCTGAGCGCGGCGAAGCCCGCCTCCGGGGACGCGAAGGCCGAGGGCGCGGCCGACGCCGCCTCGGGCAGCGAGCAGCAGTCCGCGGCGCCGGGCAAGGCCGTGCGGCAGCAGCAGCACGTCATCCGTACGGCCTCGCTGACCGTGGAGGTCGAGGACGCGGCGAAGGCCCTGGTCACGGCCCGCAGGGTGGCGACGGGCGCCGGCGGTCTGGTGGAGAACGAGTCGACGGAGCGGTTCGACGACACGTACGTCACCTCGCACATCGTGCTGCGGGTGCCGCAGGAGCAGTACGACGCGGTCCTCATCGAGCTGGCGGGCACGGGCAAGCTCCTCGCCCGCAAGGCGGACGCCAAGGACGTCACCGAGCAGGTGGTGGACGTGGAGAGCCGGATCGCCACGCAGCGGGCGAGCGTGGCGCGGGTGCGGGCGCTGATGCAGCGGGCGGAGAAGCTGGCCGACGTGGTGACCCTGGAGGGCGAGCTGAGCCGCCGCCAGGCGGACCTGGAGTCGCTGCTCGCCCAGCAGTCCTCGCTGAAGGACCGGACGACGCTGGCGACGATCACGCTCGAACTGACCGAGAAGGAGAAGCCGGGCGCCGACAAGAAGGAGGACGAGGGCCGCCCCGGCTTCGGTGACGCCCTGTCCGGCGGGTGGAACGCGCTGGTGGGGGCACTCGCCTGGATCGTGATCGTCCTGGCCGCGCTGGCCCCGTGGCTCGCGGTGGCGCTGTTCGCCTTCGTCGTCTGGCACCGCCTGCTCCGCCCGCGCCGCGCGGCACGCCGGGCCACGGCCCCGGCCCCGGCCCCGGAGACCGGCCCGCTGCCGGAAGCCAACGCGGCCGGGGTCACCGCGGCTCCGGAACCCCCGGAGACCCCCGAGAAGTAG
- a CDS encoding FAD-dependent oxidoreductase has protein sequence MTERLIVIGGDAAGMSAASQARRLKSAGELEIVAFERGHFSSYSACGIPYWVGGDVAARGELIARSPEEHRARDIDLRMRTEVTAIDVPGRRVLSRDLDAGTEAWTGFDKLVIATGARPMRPPLPGIDAPGVHGVQTLDDGQALLDSLARTPGRRAVVVGGGYIGVEMAEALLSRGYDVTVLTRGEQPMATLDPDMGRLVHRAMDGLGITTVVSAEVTKILTGTDGRVRAVATVADEYPADVVVLGTGVVPETSLARAAGLPLGASGGLLTDLAMRVRGHEDIWAGGDCVEVLDLVSGRERYVPLGTHANKHGQVIGANVGGDYATFPGVVGTAVSKVCDLEIARTGLRERDAREVGLRFVTVTVESTSRAGYYPGAAPMTVKMLAERRTGRLLGVQIVGREGAAKRVDIAAVALTAGMTVEAMTALDLGYAPPFSPVWDPVLIAARKATAAVRAAG, from the coding sequence ATGACTGAACGACTGATCGTGATCGGGGGCGACGCGGCGGGCATGTCCGCCGCGTCGCAGGCGCGCAGGCTCAAATCCGCCGGGGAGCTGGAGATCGTCGCCTTCGAGCGCGGTCACTTCTCCTCGTACTCGGCCTGCGGCATCCCGTACTGGGTCGGCGGGGACGTCGCCGCGCGGGGCGAGCTGATCGCCCGTTCCCCGGAGGAGCACCGGGCCCGGGACATCGATCTGCGGATGCGGACCGAGGTGACCGCGATCGACGTGCCGGGGAGGCGGGTCCTCTCCCGGGACCTCGACGCGGGTACGGAGGCGTGGACGGGATTCGACAAGCTGGTGATCGCGACCGGGGCCCGGCCGATGCGTCCGCCGCTGCCGGGGATCGACGCGCCCGGCGTGCACGGGGTGCAGACCCTCGACGACGGCCAGGCACTGCTCGACTCGCTGGCCCGGACGCCGGGGCGGCGGGCGGTCGTGGTCGGCGGCGGCTACATCGGCGTGGAGATGGCGGAGGCGCTCCTCTCCCGGGGGTACGACGTGACGGTCCTGACCCGGGGCGAGCAGCCGATGGCGACGCTCGATCCGGACATGGGCCGGCTGGTGCACCGGGCGATGGACGGCCTCGGGATCACGACGGTCGTCTCCGCGGAGGTGACGAAGATCCTGACCGGCACGGACGGGCGGGTGCGGGCGGTGGCCACGGTCGCCGACGAGTATCCGGCGGACGTGGTGGTCCTGGGGACGGGCGTCGTGCCGGAGACCTCGCTCGCCCGGGCGGCGGGGTTGCCGCTGGGCGCGTCCGGCGGGCTGCTCACCGACCTCGCGATGCGGGTGCGGGGCCACGAGGACATCTGGGCGGGCGGTGACTGCGTGGAGGTCCTGGACCTGGTCTCCGGCCGGGAGCGGTACGTGCCGCTGGGGACGCACGCGAACAAGCACGGCCAGGTCATCGGGGCGAACGTCGGCGGCGACTACGCCACCTTCCCGGGAGTGGTGGGCACGGCGGTGTCGAAGGTGTGCGACCTGGAGATCGCGCGGACGGGGCTGCGGGAGAGGGACGCCCGGGAGGTGGGGCTGCGGTTCGTGACGGTGACGGTGGAGTCGACGAGCCGTGCGGGCTACTACCCGGGGGCCGCGCCGATGACGGTGAAGATGCTGGCGGAGCGGCGTACGGGACGGCTGCTCGGGGTGCAGATCGTGGGGCGGGAGGGCGCGGCCAAGCGCGTGGACATCGCGGCGGTCGCGCTGACGGCGGGGATGACCGTGGAGGCGATGACGGCCCTGGACCTGGGGTACGCGCCACCGTTCTCGCCGGTGTGGGACCCGGTGCTGATCGCGGCCCGGAAGGCGACGGCGGCTGTTCGGGCGGCGGGATGA